A stretch of Acidobacteriota bacterium DNA encodes these proteins:
- a CDS encoding DUF1080 domain-containing protein, giving the protein MGFSLFRRAAALVSLVMIITAVVGGQARPSSSQPPPGFVALYNGKDLTGWRGGDTFDHRKLLAMSETERAAQIAKWNTTMRAHWTAQGEELVNDGQGAYATTEQDYGDFELLVDFKTVPKADSGIYLRGVPQVQIWDYTEEAKFNLGANKGSGGLWNNRAGAPGKDPLVLADKPFGQWNALRIVMVGSRVSVWLNGAHVVDHAIMENYYDRATPVPARGPIQLQTHGGEIRWRNVFIREIATTEANDILRAKGGDGFTDIFNGRTFDGWAGPLENYDIRDGAIVCKPDKGGTIYWNQALTDFQARLEFKLPAGGNNGLAIRYPGEGDTAYVGMTELQVLDDNYEKVRGPIDPRQAHGSAYGMVAAARGYQRPIGDWNVQDVSVEGSTIRVELNGTVILNTDLSKVDPATYMAGRAHPGVTRTSGFFGFAGHNDPVMFRRVQIKRR; this is encoded by the coding sequence ATGGGTTTCTCTCTCTTTCGCCGTGCTGCGGCATTGGTGTCACTTGTCATGATCATCACGGCGGTCGTTGGCGGTCAGGCGCGTCCCTCCTCTTCACAGCCGCCCCCTGGGTTCGTGGCGCTCTACAACGGCAAGGACCTGACCGGGTGGAGGGGCGGCGACACCTTCGACCATCGCAAGTTGCTCGCCATGAGTGAGACCGAGCGGGCCGCGCAGATCGCCAAGTGGAACACCACGATGCGGGCGCACTGGACCGCACAGGGTGAAGAACTCGTGAACGACGGCCAGGGCGCCTACGCGACCACCGAGCAGGACTACGGTGACTTCGAACTGCTCGTGGACTTCAAGACCGTACCGAAAGCCGACTCCGGTATCTATCTGCGTGGCGTGCCCCAGGTGCAGATTTGGGATTACACCGAAGAGGCCAAGTTTAATCTGGGTGCGAACAAGGGCTCAGGCGGCCTGTGGAATAACCGCGCCGGTGCGCCAGGCAAAGACCCGCTCGTCTTGGCCGACAAACCGTTCGGCCAATGGAACGCCCTGCGCATCGTCATGGTCGGCTCGCGCGTCAGCGTGTGGCTGAACGGCGCTCACGTCGTGGACCACGCCATCATGGAGAACTACTACGACCGCGCGACGCCGGTGCCGGCCCGTGGCCCCATCCAGTTGCAGACGCATGGCGGCGAAATCCGGTGGCGGAACGTCTTCATCCGAGAAATCGCCACGACGGAAGCCAACGACATCCTGCGGGCCAAGGGCGGCGATGGCTTCACTGACATCTTCAACGGACGCACGTTTGATGGCTGGGCCGGCCCGCTCGAAAACTACGACATCAGGGACGGCGCAATCGTGTGCAAGCCAGATAAGGGCGGCACCATCTACTGGAATCAGGCGCTCACCGACTTCCAGGCACGCCTGGAGTTCAAGCTGCCGGCCGGCGGCAACAACGGGCTGGCCATCCGGTATCCCGGTGAAGGCGACACCGCGTACGTCGGGATGACCGAGTTGCAGGTGCTCGACGACAACTACGAAAAGGTGCGCGGGCCGATCGATCCTCGGCAGGCGCATGGGTCTGCCTACGGCATGGTGGCGGCCGCGCGCGGCTACCAGCGCCCGATCGGCGACTGGAATGTGCAGGACGTGTCGGTCGAAGGCTCGACCATTCGCGTCGAACTCAACGGCACCGTCATCCTCAACACAGACCTCTCGAAGGTGGACCCAGCCACCTACATGGCGGGCCGCGCCCATCCCGGCGTCACGCGCACCTCAGGATTTTTCGGCTTCGCCGGCCACAACGACCCGGTGATGTTCCGCCGCGTGCAGATCAAGCGCCGCTAA
- the rlmN gene encoding 23S rRNA (adenine(2503)-C(2))-methyltransferase RlmN encodes MDAVAQWGFKPMHGQRVWRHLHAHGRDDFSAIDRLPAGLAATLAAHTTTTWLPVARDTASSDGFTRKYLLRLGDGRQVETVLMRYAGRATACISTQAGCAMGCAFCATGQMGFERHLTTAEIVGQAMHVSRVLAGTGERLRNVVLMGMGEPLHNYDATIAATHILCDTAGLALSPSRMTLSTVGVVPGILRLADDREPVSLAVSLHAATQDERAAMIPVAKAWPLDALMDACRYYCDTMDRHIFYEWTLIAGTNDGPDAAHALGRLLSSQRAHVNLIPLNPTDGYDGLPTHHRAAKAFQAVLAEYDLPSTIRQRRGIDIAAGCGQLASCTSPSIKSPIEG; translated from the coding sequence ATGGATGCGGTGGCGCAGTGGGGCTTCAAGCCCATGCACGGCCAACGGGTGTGGCGACACCTGCACGCGCACGGCCGTGATGACTTCTCGGCCATCGACCGCCTTCCTGCGGGGCTGGCGGCAACACTCGCGGCGCACACCACCACCACGTGGCTCCCTGTGGCACGCGACACCGCGTCCAGCGACGGATTCACGCGCAAGTACCTGCTGCGGCTGGGCGATGGGCGGCAGGTGGAAACCGTGTTGATGCGGTACGCCGGTCGCGCCACGGCGTGTATCAGTACGCAGGCCGGCTGCGCGATGGGCTGCGCTTTTTGTGCCACCGGCCAGATGGGATTCGAGCGCCACCTCACGACGGCCGAAATCGTCGGCCAGGCCATGCATGTCTCACGAGTGCTCGCCGGCACCGGCGAACGACTGCGCAACGTCGTGTTGATGGGCATGGGCGAGCCGCTGCACAACTACGACGCCACCATCGCCGCCACGCACATCCTGTGTGACACAGCGGGGCTGGCGCTCAGTCCGTCGCGCATGACGTTGAGCACAGTAGGCGTCGTTCCCGGCATCCTCCGCCTCGCCGACGATCGCGAACCGGTGAGCCTGGCGGTCTCGCTTCATGCGGCGACGCAGGACGAACGGGCAGCGATGATCCCGGTGGCAAAGGCCTGGCCGCTCGACGCGCTCATGGACGCCTGCCGGTACTACTGCGACACAATGGATCGGCACATCTTTTACGAGTGGACCCTGATCGCGGGCACGAACGATGGTCCCGACGCCGCGCATGCCCTGGGCCGGCTGCTCTCTTCGCAGCGGGCACATGTCAACTTGATCCCGCTGAATCCGACAGACGGCTACGACGGCTTGCCGACGCACCACCGCGCCGCGAAAGCCTTCCAGGCTGTCCTCGCGGAGTACGACCTCCCGAGTACCATCCGCCAGCGGCGCGGCATCGACATCGCTGCGGGCTGCGGACAGCTCGCCAGCTGCACAAGCCCATCAATCAAGTCCCCCATTGAGGGTTGA
- a CDS encoding mechanosensitive ion channel translates to MDEALSRLLFDPTVGQLVLLAIGLVAIRAAVSLAQRALTRRIQDPAVRYRANKGMDIASYAIALFFVGMVFSDRLGGFTVAFGVAGAGIAFALQEVIVSVAGWLAVSFGGHFKPGDRIQLGGVTGDVIDVGILRTTMMECGDWVGGDQYNGRIVRVANSFVFKAPVYNYSSEFPFLWDEIVVPIKHGTDYRLARELMDRVAEEVVGEYARDAEGVWHDAVRKLLIEKTPVKPVVLMQANERWIELTLRYIVDCKQRRAIKDRLFTRILEEIDTTQGRVRIAVATINVENQTPLELLVADEVRLRGIRT, encoded by the coding sequence ATGGATGAGGCCCTCTCCCGCCTGCTGTTTGACCCCACCGTCGGTCAATTGGTGCTCCTGGCCATCGGCCTGGTCGCGATTCGCGCGGCGGTCAGCCTGGCGCAGCGCGCCCTGACCCGGCGGATCCAGGATCCCGCGGTGCGGTACCGCGCGAACAAGGGCATGGACATTGCGTCCTATGCGATCGCCCTGTTTTTCGTGGGCATGGTCTTCAGCGACCGTCTGGGCGGGTTCACCGTGGCATTTGGCGTGGCCGGGGCCGGCATCGCGTTCGCGCTCCAGGAAGTCATTGTCAGCGTGGCCGGTTGGCTCGCGGTGTCGTTTGGCGGCCACTTCAAGCCCGGCGATCGGATCCAGTTGGGCGGTGTGACGGGCGACGTGATCGACGTCGGAATTCTGCGCACCACAATGATGGAATGCGGCGATTGGGTCGGCGGCGACCAGTACAACGGCCGCATCGTCCGCGTGGCCAACAGTTTCGTGTTCAAGGCGCCGGTGTACAACTACTCCTCCGAGTTTCCGTTTCTCTGGGACGAGATTGTGGTGCCGATCAAACACGGCACCGACTACCGTCTGGCGCGTGAACTGATGGACCGTGTGGCGGAAGAGGTCGTCGGGGAGTACGCCCGGGATGCCGAAGGCGTGTGGCACGACGCGGTGCGGAAGCTGCTGATCGAAAAAACTCCGGTGAAGCCGGTCGTGCTGATGCAAGCCAACGAGCGCTGGATCGAATTGACGCTGCGTTACATCGTGGACTGCAAGCAGCGGCGGGCGATCAAAGACCGCCTGTTCACCCGCATCCTCGAGGAGATCGACACGACACAGGGCCGCGTCAGAATTGCCGTCGCGACGATCAACGTCGAGAACCAGACCCCGCTGGAACTGCTGGTGGCCGACGAAGTGCGGCTGCGCGGCATCAGAACGTGA
- a CDS encoding nucleotidyltransferase family protein translates to MLTDLLRACARLPEDARLDQIRQLVTDVQWPAFPAAAEAHGLAPLAHAHLTRAGASLPVDVQQQLFGLATRHRTANAVRFAALVRVLDAFEAASIRVLALKGAALAHLLYPSTALRPLSDIDLLVEPRQAEHAQGVLASLGFAADPRPPDRRFVGHHHLPPALLVQDGVFIQVEIHRDALSADTPGSLTLNEQSYARRQAFTIGGRTAYAFGHEEMLHHLTRHAAERASLFRLIWVTDIVAYATRFHAEIDWPALRQRDPFVINALSLLHLVTPLPPEVLAEVPMPRPGIAGAGTAFRPLAEIVRSDRPAGAVLRELLAPGEWWVRFYYGARSTPSFLWYLWIGHPTRMAWWFARRAVTWVRWRGRNRAA, encoded by the coding sequence GTGCTGACTGATCTTCTTCGTGCGTGCGCCCGTCTCCCGGAGGACGCACGGTTGGACCAAATTCGTCAGCTGGTGACAGATGTGCAATGGCCGGCCTTCCCTGCCGCCGCCGAAGCACACGGATTGGCGCCGCTCGCGCACGCACACCTCACCCGCGCCGGAGCGTCGCTGCCGGTCGATGTCCAGCAGCAGCTCTTCGGCCTCGCGACGCGGCATCGCACCGCCAACGCGGTGCGATTCGCCGCCCTTGTCAGGGTTCTCGACGCCTTCGAGGCCGCATCCATCCGCGTCCTCGCCCTCAAAGGCGCCGCGCTGGCTCACCTCCTGTATCCATCAACAGCACTCCGTCCCCTGAGTGACATCGACCTCCTTGTTGAGCCCAGGCAGGCGGAACACGCCCAGGGGGTGCTCGCCAGCCTGGGGTTCGCGGCTGACCCACGGCCGCCCGATCGGCGCTTCGTGGGCCACCATCATCTGCCGCCCGCGCTGCTTGTGCAGGACGGCGTATTTATCCAGGTCGAGATCCACCGCGATGCGCTGTCAGCAGACACCCCGGGATCGCTCACGCTCAACGAGCAGAGTTACGCCCGAAGGCAGGCCTTCACGATCGGCGGACGAACGGCGTACGCCTTTGGCCATGAGGAGATGTTGCATCACCTCACGAGGCATGCCGCGGAACGGGCGTCACTCTTTCGGTTGATCTGGGTGACCGACATCGTGGCGTACGCCACGCGGTTCCACGCCGAGATCGACTGGCCTGCACTTCGGCAGCGCGACCCGTTTGTCATCAATGCGCTGTCGTTGCTGCACCTGGTCACGCCGCTGCCACCCGAGGTGCTCGCAGAGGTTCCGATGCCTCGTCCTGGCATCGCTGGAGCGGGGACAGCCTTCCGGCCGCTCGCCGAGATTGTGCGATCAGACCGGCCCGCCGGTGCGGTGCTACGTGAGCTTCTCGCGCCTGGCGAATGGTGGGTGCGGTTCTACTACGGAGCACGCAGCACGCCGTCGTTTCTCTGGTACCTGTGGATCGGTCACCCCACGCGCATGGCGTGGTGGTTCGCCCGGCGCGCCGTCACGTGGGTGCGCTGGCGCGGAAGAAATCGTGCGGCGTGA
- a CDS encoding redoxin domain-containing protein, translated as MLPVLRLVLAGVFALAGVTKLLDPAGSRRSLQDFGVPEWLIPALATALPLAELLTALALLPQATALYGAIGAAALLALFIGAVGVSLLRGRRPDCHCFGQLHSEPVGWQVLARNAVLLFAAGFVIVRGWPGAGAGAGDWFLSLTSAWRVVVAGVLIGVTAYAIQAIRRAQAKRDAPLVGDWTSFGLPVGQAAPEFSLPDLDGNVVSLSMLRAPGKSVLLIFTDPHCGSCMALLPDIAQWQREHAESATLAVISRDTPEANRAKMAGHAIDRVLLQTDREVAKAFGVPFTPGAVLVRADGTMGNLPMPGDSAVRKMMADVAASGGVGGFELGAPAPDFSLPDLDGRVLTLAQFRGRSTVLLFWDPGCGFCEQLLGQVRFWEARSASERPQLLVISKGDSAVNATQGFSAPVVLDHEFAVGTQYGVTGTPSAVLVDEDGRLASAVAVGGMAILKLIGQPDLLSLSSATSAVKEMDSDASAQATLPTGARPLQRNCVHDEMLADGSLVLYNGCRQQVLTLNPTAALVWEYCDGEHDVEAIIDEIAGVFPSAPRPDVDVRTMLDSFLQTGLIEPRPAN; from the coding sequence GTGTTACCCGTCCTGCGGTTGGTCCTTGCCGGTGTTTTTGCTCTCGCCGGCGTCACTAAACTCCTTGATCCTGCGGGTTCGCGCCGATCGTTGCAGGACTTCGGTGTGCCTGAGTGGCTGATTCCAGCGCTCGCGACCGCACTGCCCCTCGCAGAACTGCTGACCGCGCTGGCGTTGCTGCCGCAGGCGACCGCCCTTTACGGCGCGATTGGTGCCGCAGCGCTACTGGCATTGTTCATCGGGGCGGTGGGGGTCAGCCTTCTTCGCGGCCGCAGGCCCGACTGCCATTGTTTCGGCCAGTTGCACTCAGAGCCGGTTGGCTGGCAGGTGCTGGCACGCAACGCCGTCCTGTTATTTGCCGCCGGGTTTGTCATCGTGCGCGGCTGGCCAGGCGCAGGCGCAGGCGCGGGTGACTGGTTTCTGTCGCTCACCTCAGCGTGGCGAGTGGTGGTGGCGGGCGTGTTGATCGGCGTCACGGCGTACGCGATTCAGGCGATCAGGCGGGCGCAGGCGAAGCGGGACGCTCCGCTGGTTGGAGACTGGACGTCGTTTGGGCTGCCGGTGGGCCAGGCGGCGCCGGAGTTCTCGCTGCCGGACCTCGACGGCAATGTCGTGAGCCTGTCGATGTTACGAGCGCCCGGGAAATCTGTCCTCCTGATCTTCACCGACCCGCACTGCGGCTCCTGCATGGCGCTGCTGCCCGATATTGCCCAATGGCAGCGCGAGCACGCGGAAAGCGCGACCCTCGCGGTCATCAGCCGCGACACGCCGGAGGCGAATCGCGCCAAGATGGCCGGTCACGCCATCGATCGTGTCCTCCTGCAGACGGACCGCGAAGTCGCGAAAGCGTTTGGCGTGCCGTTCACGCCAGGTGCCGTCCTGGTGCGCGCCGACGGCACGATGGGCAACCTGCCGATGCCGGGCGACAGCGCCGTGCGCAAGATGATGGCGGACGTCGCCGCCTCCGGAGGTGTCGGTGGATTCGAACTGGGTGCACCCGCGCCTGACTTCTCGTTGCCTGACCTCGATGGACGAGTACTGACGCTCGCGCAGTTTCGCGGCCGGTCTACCGTACTGCTCTTCTGGGACCCCGGGTGCGGGTTCTGCGAGCAGCTGCTGGGTCAAGTTCGATTCTGGGAAGCGCGATCGGCCAGCGAACGCCCACAGTTGCTGGTCATCTCCAAGGGCGACAGCGCGGTCAATGCAACCCAGGGTTTCAGCGCTCCTGTGGTCCTGGATCATGAGTTCGCAGTGGGAACCCAATACGGGGTGACCGGGACGCCATCGGCTGTATTGGTTGACGAGGATGGGCGGCTCGCGAGCGCCGTGGCCGTAGGCGGCATGGCGATCCTGAAGCTCATCGGACAGCCGGACCTTTTGTCGCTGTCGTCGGCCACTTCGGCTGTGAAAGAAATGGACTCGGACGCGTCGGCCCAGGCAACGTTGCCGACGGGCGCCAGACCCCTGCAACGCAACTGCGTCCACGACGAGATGCTCGCGGATGGAAGCCTCGTGCTGTACAACGGCTGCCGCCAACAGGTACTGACGCTCAACCCGACCGCGGCCCTTGTCTGGGAATACTGTGACGGCGAACACGACGTCGAGGCGATCATCGACGAAATCGCTGGGGTCTTTCCGTCCGCTCCACGACCCGACGTTGACGTGCGGACCATGCTGGATTCATTTCTGCAGACGGGGCTGATCGAGCCACGTCCGGCCAATTAG
- a CDS encoding MFS transporter: protein MARLADRAADWFGFNRASAAILVVIGCLGLSEEIWSSFLSLHLRDQAALAGSAFSAATFIGIIGFAKNLLEGFGYIAGGTIAHRLGPRIALAVSALPMAAGFLLMLLGSGPWPIVAGALLMTNWEPLSVPATFDVIGSHVRKERRTIAFALQSIQKRVPKIVGPAIAGVAFGLAGYWLNLTIAIGLVGLAVVLQLALTSHLRPKAAPEDVPLKTILQTMPPDLKHLLTAEIFIRWGDWFARDFAVLYVVSLLTR from the coding sequence ATGGCTCGCCTGGCGGATCGCGCGGCAGACTGGTTCGGCTTCAACCGCGCCTCTGCAGCCATACTCGTCGTCATTGGCTGCCTCGGCCTGAGTGAGGAGATCTGGTCCTCGTTCCTGTCACTGCACCTGCGCGATCAGGCGGCCCTGGCCGGATCGGCCTTCAGCGCGGCCACGTTCATCGGCATCATCGGCTTCGCCAAGAACCTGCTGGAAGGATTTGGCTACATCGCCGGCGGCACAATCGCGCACCGCCTGGGTCCGCGTATCGCGCTGGCCGTGTCGGCGCTCCCGATGGCCGCAGGCTTCCTGCTGATGCTGTTGGGGTCGGGGCCCTGGCCGATTGTGGCCGGCGCGCTGCTGATGACGAACTGGGAACCGCTCTCGGTACCGGCCACGTTCGACGTCATCGGCAGTCACGTGCGCAAGGAGCGGCGAACAATTGCGTTTGCGCTGCAGAGCATCCAGAAGCGCGTTCCAAAGATTGTCGGACCGGCCATCGCCGGCGTGGCGTTTGGCCTGGCCGGCTATTGGCTCAACCTCACGATCGCAATTGGCCTGGTGGGACTCGCCGTGGTCCTGCAACTGGCCCTCACCTCCCACCTGCGGCCGAAGGCCGCGCCCGAAGATGTGCCGCTCAAGACCATCCTGCAGACGATGCCGCCGGATTTAAAGCACTTGCTGACGGCCGAAATTTTCATTCGGTGGGGCGACTGGTTCGCGCGTGACTTTGCCGTGCTCTACGTGGTGTCCCTGCTCACGCGTTAG
- a CDS encoding carbohydrate binding family 9 domain-containing protein — protein MRFSIPVAVALLLLPVTAIAQPATIRDVMPLPRLVAPIVLDGQMDDEGWKGVPVLPVTMHLPVFRGTPTQKTELRVAYDDEHMYFGGWFYDTDPSGIRINSLYRDRFANDDTLAIYVDAFNDNENAKWFGITPAGMRFDVLVSEDGNSSNSNWDGFWDARASVTPDGWFVEVRIPFSTLGFLSHSAGSGQASDMGEAVMGLTVTRLISRLGERVTFPDIDPAFSFRRPSLAQDVSVSGIRSRRPVYVTPFALAGSERRGQEDRQTPTEVGLDVKVPITGKLNLDVTVNTDFAQVEADDQQVALDRFPLFYPERRRFFQENSGLFEFVGAGGTRLFHSRRIGLAADQTPVPILAGARLVGRAGAWDVGALSVVTDTHSDAPREHFGVLRLRRAVLNPFSNAGLFVTSVAGGGAHNLAVGADSSLRVHGDNYLTLKWASTFDDQMPDDTSATTRSLFHSQWERRTGRGLGYTLQYSRVGRDFQPDLGFLPRRDVTSMNAIGNYYIFTDKHRFFRRIYPGALAFSTFRNSDGVLESGTYAFWVQWDTKAGGGGWVEPKWFREDVKAPFRIGGKVDIPVGNYDFADLQLAWTMPGGKRVRTNVDFRAGTYFDGRRTQVILTPTWNASKHLEVGGTYQFTALRFPVRNQQVDIHLAGLRIGTALNVRLSGTSLLQYNSTTERLDLNLRFRYNVREGTDLWFVYNEGVDTAERPDFVGQDVPRSLSRAFILKYSRTFGS, from the coding sequence ATGCGCTTCTCCATCCCTGTCGCGGTCGCACTCTTGCTCCTTCCTGTGACCGCTATCGCACAGCCTGCAACCATCCGCGATGTGATGCCGCTGCCGCGACTGGTCGCTCCTATCGTGCTCGACGGCCAGATGGATGATGAGGGGTGGAAAGGCGTCCCGGTGCTGCCGGTGACCATGCACCTGCCGGTGTTCAGGGGCACCCCCACGCAGAAGACCGAACTGCGTGTGGCGTACGACGATGAGCATATGTATTTCGGGGGGTGGTTCTACGACACCGACCCCTCGGGCATCCGCATCAACTCGCTGTATCGCGATCGGTTCGCCAACGACGACACGTTGGCCATCTATGTCGATGCCTTCAACGACAACGAAAACGCCAAGTGGTTTGGTATCACACCGGCCGGGATGCGATTCGATGTGCTGGTGTCTGAGGATGGCAATTCGAGCAACAGCAACTGGGACGGCTTCTGGGACGCGCGCGCATCGGTGACGCCCGACGGGTGGTTCGTGGAGGTGCGGATTCCCTTCTCCACACTCGGATTCCTGTCCCATTCGGCAGGTTCAGGGCAAGCCTCTGATATGGGCGAGGCGGTCATGGGGCTGACGGTCACGCGGCTGATCTCGCGGCTTGGTGAACGCGTGACCTTCCCCGACATCGATCCGGCGTTCAGCTTCCGTCGCCCGTCACTCGCACAGGACGTGTCGGTGTCGGGCATCAGGAGCCGGCGGCCGGTGTATGTCACGCCCTTCGCCCTGGCAGGCTCTGAGCGTCGCGGGCAGGAAGACCGGCAGACCCCGACGGAGGTGGGCTTGGACGTCAAGGTGCCGATCACCGGGAAACTCAATCTGGACGTGACGGTGAATACGGACTTCGCCCAGGTGGAGGCCGACGATCAGCAGGTGGCGCTCGACCGGTTCCCACTCTTCTATCCCGAGCGGCGCCGATTCTTCCAGGAAAACTCTGGGCTCTTCGAATTTGTCGGTGCCGGAGGCACGCGGCTGTTCCACTCACGGCGGATCGGCCTGGCGGCTGATCAGACACCCGTGCCTATCCTGGCGGGCGCGCGGTTGGTTGGTCGGGCGGGCGCATGGGATGTGGGCGCGTTGTCGGTGGTCACCGACACGCACAGCGACGCGCCTCGTGAACACTTCGGGGTGCTGCGCCTCAGGCGCGCGGTGCTCAACCCGTTCTCCAATGCCGGGCTCTTCGTCACATCGGTGGCCGGTGGCGGCGCACACAACCTCGCTGTGGGGGCCGACTCGTCGCTGCGCGTGCACGGCGACAACTACCTGACGCTGAAGTGGGCGTCCACCTTCGACGACCAGATGCCGGATGACACATCGGCCACCACACGCAGCCTGTTCCACTCGCAGTGGGAACGGCGCACAGGGCGCGGCCTCGGATACACGCTGCAATATTCGCGGGTGGGCAGAGACTTCCAGCCAGACCTCGGCTTCCTGCCCCGGCGGGACGTGACCAGCATGAATGCGATCGGCAACTACTACATCTTCACCGACAAGCACCGGTTCTTCAGGCGCATCTATCCCGGCGCACTCGCCTTCTCGACCTTCCGCAACAGCGACGGCGTGCTGGAGTCAGGCACGTACGCCTTCTGGGTGCAGTGGGATACCAAGGCCGGCGGTGGTGGCTGGGTGGAACCGAAGTGGTTCCGTGAGGATGTGAAGGCGCCATTCCGCATCGGTGGAAAAGTCGACATCCCAGTGGGCAACTACGACTTTGCTGATCTCCAGTTGGCCTGGACGATGCCCGGCGGGAAGAGAGTGCGCACGAATGTGGACTTTCGGGCCGGGACGTACTTCGACGGCCGTCGAACTCAAGTGATTCTCACGCCCACCTGGAACGCCTCGAAGCACCTGGAAGTGGGCGGCACGTATCAATTCACCGCGCTTCGATTTCCAGTGCGCAACCAACAGGTGGACATCCATCTGGCCGGTCTGCGCATCGGCACCGCGCTCAACGTGCGCCTGTCGGGCACATCGCTGCTCCAATACAACTCCACAACCGAACGGCTCGACTTGAACCTGCGGTTCCGGTACAACGTTCGTGAGGGCACTGACCTGTGGTTCGTCTACAACGAAGGTGTGGACACGGCAGAACGGCCTGATTTTGTCGGCCAGGACGTCCCGCGATCGTTGTCACGTGCGTTCATCCTCAAATACAGCCGCACGTTCGGGTCGTAA
- a CDS encoding sensor histidine kinase, whose protein sequence is MNTHSAPVPQIAGYRTFLAVVATSYFTMIALLPYRWGPPDMRLLIPASLAYLVMGIWGFDYATRVRRLPVSIAYLLIEFAIGIYVNRIALDGTLPVILLPIAAQAVWLLPRWWAIAMCVLVIIGVSGYLSWVPTWPDWFRNLAIATAGVSFVVVYVSVAVRERAARERIELLSSQVADLAAANERNRLAREIHDTLGHYLTVIHIQLEAAKAVAPSDADKATMAINRAQTLAKDGLAAVRQSVKALRDNTPVQSVADQLRSLVEAVRDESFAVTLSVTGAERAVRPAVALALHRAALEAITNVRRHAQARRADVTLAFDDDGRVSLTVKDDGIGAEKAEGGFGLVGLRERAEDLGGRLLWKTSPGKGFTLTVELQA, encoded by the coding sequence GTGAATACGCATTCCGCGCCCGTGCCGCAGATCGCCGGTTACCGCACGTTCCTGGCGGTGGTGGCGACCAGTTACTTCACGATGATCGCGCTGCTGCCGTATCGCTGGGGACCACCCGACATGCGGCTGTTGATCCCGGCAAGCCTCGCGTATCTCGTGATGGGCATCTGGGGTTTCGACTACGCCACCCGCGTGCGCCGCCTGCCCGTCTCGATCGCATACCTGTTGATCGAATTTGCGATTGGTATCTACGTCAATCGCATCGCACTCGACGGCACACTGCCCGTGATCCTGTTGCCCATCGCCGCGCAGGCCGTGTGGCTGCTGCCGCGCTGGTGGGCCATCGCAATGTGTGTGCTGGTGATCATTGGTGTGAGTGGCTACCTGAGCTGGGTGCCGACGTGGCCCGACTGGTTCCGAAATCTTGCGATTGCCACTGCGGGCGTCTCCTTCGTCGTGGTGTACGTCAGCGTTGCCGTGCGCGAGCGCGCGGCTCGGGAGCGCATTGAGCTCCTGTCGTCACAAGTCGCTGATCTTGCGGCGGCGAATGAACGCAACCGGCTTGCGCGCGAGATCCACGACACGCTGGGGCACTACCTGACAGTGATCCACATTCAGCTTGAAGCCGCCAAGGCTGTGGCGCCGTCCGATGCCGACAAGGCGACCATGGCGATCAATCGCGCGCAGACACTGGCCAAGGACGGCCTGGCCGCCGTGCGTCAGTCCGTCAAGGCGCTGCGTGACAACACGCCGGTCCAGTCAGTGGCCGATCAGTTGCGTTCGCTCGTGGAAGCCGTGCGGGACGAGTCGTTTGCTGTGACGCTATCAGTGACTGGGGCCGAACGGGCCGTGCGGCCGGCGGTCGCATTAGCCCTGCATCGCGCTGCGCTTGAAGCGATCACCAACGTGCGACGCCATGCACAGGCCAGGCGCGCCGACGTGACCTTGGCGTTTGACGATGACGGACGCGTGTCGCTGACCGTGAAAGACGATGGGATCGGGGCCGAGAAAGCGGAAGGGGGATTCGGCCTGGTGGGACTCCGGGAGCGCGCCGAAGACCTTGGGGGGAGGCTCCTCTGGAAGACCTCGCCCGGCAAAGGGTTTACGTTGACTGTTGAGTTACAGGCATGA